The DNA region AAAGAGGTCCAGGCCGTGATTGAAAAAGTCAATGAAGAATGGATTGAAAAAACAGGCAAGGCCTGGGACGACATTGACAAAGGCGGTGTGGAATTCACCAAAGCCAAGGGGAATCAGATTATCAACCTGTCCAAACAGGAAGATGAAAAATGGGCCAAATTGGGTCAACCGATCTTTGAAGAAACCGCCCAGGCCGTAAAAGCCAAAGGGCTGCCCGGCGACGAGGCTTTGAAGTTCATCCAGGATTGGATCAAAAAGAATTAGCAAAGACCGGTGAAAATTCCCTGTTATGGGTTACGAGTTGCGCATTACGCGTTCCGAGTGATCTGGAATTTTTATACTTTCGCAAGTCGTAACTCGTAACAGGGGAAAAGTCAGCGTTTATTTTTCGGATTTTTCCCCTCCCTCTGTGACGGAGGGATTCGTTTTAAGGAGCCTGCATGAAAATGATCGTTTCCCTTATCGGAAATCTTTCCCGCCTGATGTATTGGATTGCCGGTATATCGCTGGCCGGGATTATGTTCCTCACCGTGGCGGATGTTTTCTTAAGAGCCTTTAAAAGGCCGATTGTGGGGACCTATGATATTGTGTCTCTATTGGGGGCCATTGTCATCGGCTTTGCCATCCCCCAGACCTCCCTGGAGAGGGGGCATGTCCTGATGGATTTTTTGACCGAAAAACTCCCTTTCGGCGGGAAACTATTTTTCCATGTTCTGACCAGGCTATTGGCCATTATCGTCTTTCTGATTATCGGTTGGAACCTCATAGCCCTGGGAAATGATTTAAAACAAACCGGTGAGGTTTCCATGACTCTGAGAATTCCCGGTTTTCCCATTGCCTATGGCATCGGGCTCTGTTGTTTTATCGAATGTCTGATCCTGGCCACCGGTATGTTTTTAAAAAAGGAGGGGGAATGATGAGCCTGGAAATGATCAGCCTTTTAACCGTTGTACTGCTTTTTGTTTTTTTCCTTATGGGACTGGAGATCGGATTTTCCATGGCCCTGGCCGGTTTTATCGGTTTTGCCTGGATCGTTAATGTCCCGGCGGCCTTAAACCTGGTGGCCAAGGATATCTACCAGGTTTTTTCTTCCTATGGCTTTACGGTCATACCCCTCTTCGTCCTGATGGGCCAGGTGGGTGCCAGC from Deltaproteobacteria bacterium includes:
- a CDS encoding TRAP transporter small permease, with translation MKMIVSLIGNLSRLMYWIAGISLAGIMFLTVADVFLRAFKRPIVGTYDIVSLLGAIVIGFAIPQTSLERGHVLMDFLTEKLPFGGKLFFHVLTRLLAIIVFLIIGWNLIALGNDLKQTGEVSMTLRIPGFPIAYGIGLCCFIECLILATGMFLKKEGE
- a CDS encoding TRAP transporter large permease subunit is translated as MSLEMISLLTVVLLFVFFLMGLEIGFSMALAGFIGFAWIVNVPAALNLVAKDIYQVFSSYGFTVIPLFVLMGQVGASGGIARSLYDSGYKFMGHIPGGLAIGTVAAATVFKAICGSSPATAATFATIAVPEMDRYGYDKRLSCG